The Spirosoma radiotolerans genome has a window encoding:
- a CDS encoding TonB-dependent receptor: MKYIFFSFIFMSSTLWAAIRPDSTITPNDSLRKVQLNEIVVSASRVAENILKSPVSIDVIDARRIRLSAQPSYFDAIENIKGVQLLTSSLGFKVYNTRGFAATTNVRFVQLVDGRDNQAPHIGAPIASALAPSDLDIQQVELVPGVASALYGMNALNGLVNILTRNPFDSQGLSIGQKTGVNHVNDAAISPKIYSETSLRYARRIGNRFAFKVNLVYQRGYDWVAGNRDDLNPSGNASLGLFGADNPAYDPVNGYGNEAANRRTITLGGKRYSIGRTGYYEAESTDYGLRNLRGDLSLHYRFSPTVELAYTYQGSTLNNVYQRTNRFRLENYRLGQHSLTLTTPSVQLRAYQTHENTGDSYNIRSMAENIDKSFKTDNQWFSDFTNQFNADTKAGLAVPDALRDARAIADKGRPVPGTPTFNDLVAKLRDINNWDIGAALRVQSWMYHVEGQVEPTRVLWQRFRQQTGINIQAGFDFRRYVVFPDGNYFINPTEAGKNLVYGKTGGFVQFSRLFFDNQLKVAGSLRVDKNYYFDARLNPRASVVYSPTEAHNIRLSYQNGYRFPSLFEGFTNINSGGVKRVGGLPIMSQGIYENAYLVTSINAFQAAITTDVNTNKLTTDQAIQKNKGLLKQSLYTYLKPEQVNSFELGYKGLLFKKRLYVDADVYYSAYKNFIAQVNANLAKGTNRDSLAYYFSASTTQDRYRLWTNSQTQVYNYGASLGLRYSLTQNWSVGGNASYAKLDRADNGDGLESAFNTPRWITNLSLSNGNLWRGLGFSVNYKHQDAFLWQSELATGNVSAINTLDAQVSYRLSKLNLLVKAGGTNILNQPYYTFTGGPAVGGLYYTNLVWEPGF; the protein is encoded by the coding sequence ATGAAATACATTTTCTTCTCTTTTATCTTCATGAGTTCAACGCTGTGGGCCGCTATTAGGCCCGACAGCACGATAACGCCCAACGATTCGCTGCGTAAGGTTCAACTCAATGAAATAGTGGTTTCGGCGTCCCGCGTCGCGGAAAATATTCTCAAATCGCCCGTCAGCATTGACGTAATTGATGCCCGGCGTATTCGGCTCTCAGCCCAACCCTCGTATTTCGATGCCATTGAGAATATCAAAGGTGTTCAACTGCTTACCTCGAGCTTAGGCTTCAAAGTTTATAATACGCGCGGTTTTGCGGCTACCACCAACGTTCGCTTCGTTCAACTCGTCGATGGCCGCGATAACCAGGCTCCCCACATTGGCGCTCCAATTGCCAGTGCCCTTGCTCCATCGGACCTGGACATTCAGCAAGTTGAGCTGGTGCCCGGCGTTGCTTCCGCGCTGTACGGCATGAATGCGCTGAACGGGTTGGTCAATATTTTAACCCGTAATCCCTTCGATTCGCAGGGCCTGAGCATCGGCCAGAAAACCGGCGTAAACCATGTGAATGATGCGGCCATATCGCCCAAGATTTATTCCGAAACCAGCCTCCGGTATGCCCGCCGGATTGGTAATCGATTCGCCTTTAAGGTGAATCTGGTGTATCAGCGGGGCTACGACTGGGTAGCTGGCAACCGGGATGATCTGAACCCCAGCGGCAACGCTTCCCTGGGCTTGTTTGGTGCCGATAATCCCGCGTATGATCCCGTCAATGGGTATGGGAATGAAGCGGCCAACCGGCGAACGATCACATTAGGCGGGAAACGGTATAGCATCGGTCGAACGGGGTATTACGAAGCGGAGTCCACCGATTATGGCCTCCGGAATCTGCGGGGTGATTTATCGTTGCATTACCGATTCTCCCCAACCGTCGAGTTGGCCTACACCTATCAGGGGTCCACATTAAATAATGTCTATCAGCGCACCAATCGCTTTCGGCTGGAGAATTACCGGCTCGGGCAGCACAGCCTGACCTTAACAACACCCTCGGTGCAGCTAAGGGCGTATCAAACCCACGAAAACACGGGTGATTCCTATAATATCCGGTCGATGGCCGAAAACATCGACAAGTCGTTTAAGACCGATAATCAGTGGTTTTCTGATTTTACCAATCAGTTCAATGCCGATACCAAAGCGGGTTTGGCGGTACCAGACGCCTTGCGGGATGCTCGCGCCATCGCCGACAAAGGTCGCCCGGTACCGGGTACGCCTACCTTTAATGATCTGGTTGCCAAACTCCGCGACATCAATAACTGGGACATTGGCGCAGCGCTTCGGGTACAGTCCTGGATGTATCATGTTGAAGGGCAGGTCGAGCCGACCCGGGTACTCTGGCAGCGGTTTCGCCAACAAACGGGTATCAACATTCAGGCGGGGTTTGATTTTCGGCGATATGTCGTGTTCCCAGATGGTAATTACTTTATCAACCCCACCGAGGCCGGTAAAAACCTGGTGTATGGCAAAACCGGCGGCTTTGTCCAGTTTAGTCGATTGTTTTTTGACAATCAGTTGAAGGTGGCCGGATCGCTGCGGGTCGATAAGAATTACTACTTCGACGCCCGTTTGAATCCCAGGGCATCGGTTGTTTACTCGCCAACGGAAGCGCACAACATTCGCCTTTCTTACCAGAATGGATACCGGTTTCCCTCCCTCTTCGAAGGATTTACCAACATCAACTCCGGGGGAGTCAAACGGGTTGGCGGCCTGCCAATCATGTCGCAGGGAATATATGAGAATGCCTACTTAGTAACCTCCATCAATGCCTTTCAGGCGGCCATTACAACCGATGTCAATACGAATAAACTCACGACCGATCAGGCCATTCAAAAAAACAAAGGACTTCTCAAACAGAGCCTCTACACCTATCTGAAACCCGAACAGGTAAATAGTTTCGAACTGGGTTATAAAGGGTTGTTGTTCAAAAAACGGCTTTATGTGGATGCCGATGTGTATTATTCGGCTTACAAAAATTTCATTGCCCAGGTGAATGCCAACCTGGCCAAAGGTACGAATCGGGATTCGCTGGCGTATTACTTTTCTGCTTCGACTACACAGGACCGATACCGGCTGTGGACCAACTCACAAACCCAGGTATATAATTATGGAGCCAGCCTGGGACTTCGCTACAGCCTGACCCAGAACTGGTCGGTGGGTGGTAATGCCTCCTATGCCAAACTCGACCGGGCCGATAATGGCGATGGGTTAGAGAGCGCTTTCAACACTCCCCGCTGGATTACCAATCTGAGCCTCTCAAATGGCAATCTATGGCGCGGGCTTGGCTTTTCGGTAAACTACAAACACCAGGATGCCTTTTTGTGGCAGTCTGAATTAGCCACCGGCAACGTATCGGCCATTA